The sequence CGGGGTACCCGAGGAGGACCGCGCCGAGTTCCGCAGTGCGCTGGGCGCCGGGCATCGGGAAGGACAACACGTCGGGTCCCTGGACGGGACACCGGTGGGGCTCAATCCCCTGCACTACCTCGACGAAAAGTTCAGTGGCTATCTCGCCGAGCGGCGGCGCCGGCCTCGCGGGGACGTTCTCAGCAGCCTGGCCACCGCGACCTACCCCGACGGGTCCACGCCGGAGCTGCTTGAGGTGGTTCACCCGGCCACCTTCCTGTTCGGCGCCGGTCAGGAGACCGTCACCAAGTTGCTGGGTGCGGCGGTGCAAACCCTGGGTGATCGACCAGAGCTCCAGCAGACGTTGCGGGAGGACCCCGCGCTGATCCCCGCATTCATCGAGGAGGCGCTGCGAATTCAGAGTCCGACCAAGATCGACTTTCGACTCGCCCGCAAGACCACCACGTTGGGCGGGGTATCGATCAAGGCCGGCACCGTGCTGATGCTGTGCCTGGGTGCGGCGAACCGGGACCCGCGCAAGTTCGAAAGCCCCGACGAGTTCCGGCTGGACCGAAAGAACGTGCGTGAGCACATCGCGTTCGGCCGCGGCATCCACACCTGCGCCGGCGCCCCGCTGGCCCGGGTCGAGGGCCGCATCACGGTTCACCGGATGCTGGATCGGATGCGTGACATCAGGATCAGCGAAGCTCACCACGGTCTCGCCGGCCAGCGGCGCTACTCCTATGAGCCCACGTTCTTGCTGCGCGGCCTGACCGAGCTGCACATTGAATTCGACCCGGCGAGCTAGCGCTAGGTGGAGCGTCCCTCG is a genomic window of Mycolicibacter heraklionensis containing:
- a CDS encoding cytochrome P450, whose product is MVDLAAVDYFSDEAVTQDPYAYYEYLRGRGPVFAEPHHGVVTVTGYDEVLAAFKNHDAFSAVNAIGGPFPPLPFEPEGDDITEQIEAHRHEFPIFEHVVVMDPPAHTRARSLLSGLLTPKRLKENEEFIWQLTDTQLDEFIADGRCEFLFDYAKPYATLAITDLLGVPEEDRAEFRSALGAGHREGQHVGSLDGTPVGLNPLHYLDEKFSGYLAERRRRPRGDVLSSLATATYPDGSTPELLEVVHPATFLFGAGQETVTKLLGAAVQTLGDRPELQQTLREDPALIPAFIEEALRIQSPTKIDFRLARKTTTLGGVSIKAGTVLMLCLGAANRDPRKFESPDEFRLDRKNVREHIAFGRGIHTCAGAPLARVEGRITVHRMLDRMRDIRISEAHHGLAGQRRYSYEPTFLLRGLTELHIEFDPAS